The following proteins are encoded in a genomic region of Kosakonia oryzae:
- a CDS encoding LuxR C-terminal-related transcriptional regulator, translating into MAFLSSTRDLPAVETHDEPFRFARALPLILTKLTPPRSPGTLVQRERLLQQLDGASSRNLTLVRAAAGFGKTTLLAQWYHRRQQRGDSIAWLSLEEDDNSPLLFMRYVQEALRPLSQQEKTPLSPVPGGELANDLAHFCATLVNLLHTQPRPLYLILDDYQNIQHPEIHAGISWLLAHAPACLHLVLGSRCPPPWALSRLQIEDQLLEIDDDALRFTHDEAHAWFSATTATSVKKETLHRLISVTEGWIAGMKMAALAPHGHTDNEGSLRASSRSVSRYLDEVVFAPLPADVFDFLLQTSLLNRLHPALCDAVTGLHNGEEMLAWIAGRNLFLSTLDDEGFWFRYHPLMRDALLTRLQRHGLEAVNVLHERASTWFAAQQLWAEAIRHTLAAGKPMTPHAVAGAQSLAEEGDIDTMVRWMRYLPADVTPARIELQINLAWALAHYFRFDDARQLLDELDALAAKNPALAHPARIKLRVVRAICEAFAENIAASLAIVEPLLQAVPCGDIWVDGLVCNILSYGYLVASRPQQALAVHQRIAIAQAPQRNLFVEVYRAFVMAQACLRQGDLTQAEQLASRALCHAQLHTGTNSSSSATLAPVLAEIAWERGSDEHIEALLTLRRQTIDDVCPPDGLSSCYRVLARHAQQNNQPLEAQALLQHAEQLAERRGWLRIRAFLLAERLALYLLAGHHDAAETALAQLLRIRAADPHQQTLIDRYSAISQCRILMANGEPLAAARLLHAQVEALEECGEWLSAVRWRLLEAIALFRGGDIAQAAGVGLPALQSAVAKNLRRSLQDLGPDLALWLAHLSKQPAQDAVIRTLLNQLSTMLPASVTAGLRLTEREQQTLCLIADGHSNKQIARSLGISVETVKWHLKQLYEKLQVKGRIQAVNQARKQQLLR; encoded by the coding sequence ATGGCGTTTTTATCCTCAACCAGGGATCTACCCGCAGTGGAGACGCACGATGAACCGTTCCGTTTCGCCCGCGCGTTACCGCTGATCCTCACCAAGCTCACGCCGCCGCGCTCGCCGGGCACATTAGTGCAGCGTGAGCGGCTGTTACAGCAGCTTGATGGCGCTTCTTCCCGTAACCTGACGCTGGTGCGCGCTGCCGCCGGGTTTGGCAAAACGACGCTGCTGGCGCAGTGGTATCATCGCCGCCAACAGCGGGGCGACAGCATCGCCTGGCTGAGCCTGGAAGAGGATGACAACTCGCCGCTGCTGTTTATGCGTTACGTGCAGGAGGCGTTACGCCCGCTCAGCCAGCAGGAAAAAACGCCACTATCTCCGGTGCCTGGCGGCGAACTCGCGAATGATTTAGCCCACTTCTGCGCCACGCTCGTTAACCTGTTGCACACGCAGCCGCGCCCGCTGTACCTCATTCTTGATGATTACCAGAACATTCAGCACCCGGAGATCCATGCCGGGATAAGCTGGCTGTTGGCCCATGCGCCCGCCTGCCTGCATCTGGTGTTAGGCAGCCGTTGTCCGCCGCCATGGGCGCTCAGCCGCCTGCAAATCGAGGATCAACTGCTGGAGATCGATGATGACGCGCTGCGCTTTACCCACGATGAAGCGCACGCGTGGTTTTCCGCGACCACCGCAACATCGGTAAAAAAAGAGACGCTTCACCGCCTGATTTCGGTCACTGAAGGCTGGATTGCAGGCATGAAAATGGCCGCGCTTGCCCCGCACGGTCACACCGATAACGAGGGAAGCCTGCGGGCCAGTTCCCGGTCAGTTTCGCGCTATCTGGATGAGGTGGTCTTTGCCCCGCTACCGGCTGACGTGTTTGATTTTCTGCTGCAAACGTCTCTGCTTAATCGTCTCCATCCGGCATTGTGTGATGCCGTAACCGGTCTGCATAACGGTGAGGAGATGCTCGCCTGGATAGCCGGGCGCAACCTGTTTCTCTCCACCCTTGATGACGAGGGATTCTGGTTTCGTTACCACCCACTCATGCGCGATGCATTATTAACGCGTTTACAACGCCATGGGCTGGAAGCCGTGAATGTGCTGCATGAACGAGCCAGCACCTGGTTTGCCGCCCAGCAACTGTGGGCTGAAGCCATCCGCCATACGCTCGCTGCCGGTAAACCGATGACCCCTCATGCGGTTGCCGGGGCGCAATCGCTGGCTGAAGAGGGCGATATCGATACCATGGTGCGCTGGATGCGCTATCTGCCTGCGGACGTGACACCCGCGCGTATCGAACTGCAAATCAATCTCGCATGGGCGCTGGCGCACTATTTCCGGTTTGACGATGCGCGCCAACTGCTGGATGAGCTTGACGCACTGGCGGCAAAAAACCCGGCGCTGGCCCACCCTGCCCGCATCAAATTACGCGTGGTGCGGGCGATTTGCGAAGCCTTCGCCGAAAATATTGCCGCCAGTCTCGCGATTGTGGAGCCGCTGTTGCAGGCGGTGCCCTGCGGCGATATCTGGGTAGATGGCCTGGTGTGCAATATTCTTAGCTACGGCTACCTTGTCGCTTCACGCCCGCAGCAGGCACTGGCTGTTCATCAGCGTATCGCCATTGCGCAAGCGCCCCAGCGCAATCTGTTTGTGGAGGTTTATCGCGCTTTCGTGATGGCGCAGGCCTGTCTGCGCCAGGGGGATTTAACGCAGGCTGAGCAGTTGGCTTCCCGCGCGTTGTGTCATGCGCAACTGCATACCGGCACCAATTCCAGCAGCAGCGCAACGCTGGCACCGGTGCTGGCAGAAATCGCCTGGGAACGAGGAAGCGATGAGCATATCGAAGCGCTGTTGACCCTGCGGCGGCAAACCATTGATGACGTCTGCCCGCCGGACGGTCTGAGCAGTTGCTACCGTGTACTGGCACGTCATGCGCAGCAAAACAACCAGCCCCTCGAAGCGCAGGCGCTGTTACAGCATGCTGAACAACTGGCTGAGCGGCGCGGCTGGTTGCGCATCCGCGCTTTTCTGCTCGCTGAGCGGCTGGCGCTTTATCTGCTGGCGGGTCATCACGATGCCGCCGAAACTGCGCTGGCACAGTTGCTGCGGATTCGCGCGGCGGACCCTCATCAACAAACGCTTATCGACAGGTACAGCGCCATCAGCCAGTGTCGGATACTGATGGCAAACGGCGAACCGCTGGCGGCGGCAAGGTTACTGCACGCGCAGGTAGAGGCGCTTGAGGAGTGCGGCGAATGGCTGAGTGCTGTGCGCTGGCGCTTGCTGGAAGCCATTGCCCTGTTCCGCGGCGGAGACATCGCCCAGGCGGCCGGGGTGGGTTTACCGGCGCTGCAAAGCGCGGTGGCGAAAAATCTGCGCCGCAGCCTGCAAGACCTCGGCCCGGATCTCGCCTTGTGGCTGGCTCACCTGAGTAAGCAGCCCGCGCAGGATGCAGTTATCCGCACGCTGCTTAACCAGCTAAGCACGATGCTGCCCGCCTCCGTAACCGCAGGCCTGCGGTTAACGGAGCGCGAACAGCAAACGTTGTGCTTAATTGCTGATGGCCATTCCAACAAACAGATCGCCCGCTCGCTGGGGATTTCTGTAGAAACCGTCAAATGGCACCTGAAACAGCTCTATGAAAAGTTGCAGGTGAAGGGGCGCATTCAGGCGGTCAATCAGGCACGTAAACAGCAACTGTTACGCTGA
- a CDS encoding acetoin reductase, with amino-acid sequence MAIENKVALVTGAGQGIGRGIALRLAKDGASLMLVDVKREGLDAVAAEIKALGRQVATFVADIADREQVYEAVNQAERELGGFDIIVNNAGIAQVQALADVTPEEVDRIMRINVQGTLWGIQAAAKKFIDRKQKGKIINACSIAGHDGFALLGIYSATKFAVRALTQTAAKEYASRGITVNAYCPGIVGTGMWTEIDRRFSEITGAAIGETWNKYVGGIALGRPETPDDVASLVSYLAGPDSDYVTGQSILIDGGIVYR; translated from the coding sequence ATGGCTATCGAAAATAAAGTTGCTCTGGTCACCGGCGCGGGTCAGGGAATTGGCCGGGGTATTGCCTTGCGTCTGGCAAAGGATGGCGCGTCGCTGATGCTGGTTGATGTTAAGCGCGAAGGGCTGGACGCGGTTGCCGCAGAGATCAAAGCGCTGGGACGTCAGGTTGCCACTTTCGTGGCGGATATTGCCGATCGCGAGCAGGTGTATGAGGCCGTCAACCAGGCGGAAAGAGAGCTTGGCGGCTTCGATATCATCGTCAACAACGCGGGTATCGCGCAGGTGCAGGCACTGGCGGATGTGACGCCGGAAGAAGTTGATCGCATTATGCGGATCAACGTGCAGGGAACGCTGTGGGGCATCCAGGCGGCGGCGAAGAAATTTATCGACCGTAAACAGAAAGGGAAAATTATCAATGCCTGTTCTATTGCCGGGCATGATGGTTTTGCGCTGCTCGGCATCTACTCCGCAACGAAATTTGCTGTTCGCGCGCTGACGCAAACGGCGGCGAAAGAGTACGCCAGCCGTGGGATCACGGTGAACGCTTATTGCCCGGGGATTGTCGGCACGGGGATGTGGACGGAAATCGATAGGCGCTTCTCAGAAATCACCGGCGCCGCGATTGGCGAAACCTGGAACAAATACGTCGGCGGCATCGCGCTTGGCCGCCCCGAAACGCCGGATGATGTCGCAAGCCTGGTCTCTTATCTGGCTGGCCCGGATTCCGATTATGTCACCGGGCAGTCAATCCTGATTGATGGCGGTATTGTTTACCGTTAA
- a CDS encoding diguanylate cyclase yields the protein MEQVEHSDNTLLLSEWQDLLNQTSPQVHDILTALSDEEIRHLVTAFYDYMLSHSESELFLNTDQVNSRLSHSMFHWLRSVLGSAGEDLPQLLENQRAIGIVHARIGLPLDLVARGARKLKNELYRLLQAKETIPASLLNDAICFSSLAMDTAIEAMTVSWSPGYQNSMRAQEQYRLLSIYDDVNVERERQINALTSWENQFIYNIATGLPAADIITLSASEFGMWLAHKGRYLLGNPEMLASIDELIKQADDRLARMRASEKQTEESRLSLLQAIRQLTGQIHRLLLAMFDAQVELENGKDPLTQLFNRRFIPTIMRREISLALNVRKPFVLAMIDIDYFKKINDSFGHNAGDMTLKSVATAIFDHFRSSDYVFRYGGEEFMVLLVESDLSQASIMLETLRAKIAGLAIEVAPGKPISVTVSIGLAEFDYHPDYKRLIEKADRALYVAKSHGRNRLEASRN from the coding sequence ATGGAACAGGTTGAACACAGTGATAATACGTTGCTGCTCAGCGAGTGGCAGGATCTGCTTAACCAGACTTCACCGCAGGTTCACGACATTTTGACGGCACTCAGCGATGAGGAAATCCGTCATCTGGTGACCGCTTTTTATGACTACATGCTTTCACATTCTGAAAGTGAACTGTTTTTAAATACCGATCAGGTCAATTCGCGGCTTAGCCACAGTATGTTCCACTGGTTACGCAGCGTGCTCGGCAGTGCTGGTGAAGATCTGCCGCAACTGCTAGAGAATCAGCGGGCCATCGGCATTGTGCATGCGCGCATTGGCTTACCGCTGGATCTGGTGGCGCGCGGCGCGCGCAAACTCAAGAATGAGCTTTATCGTCTGCTTCAGGCCAAAGAAACCATTCCTGCTTCGCTGCTCAACGACGCTATCTGTTTCAGTAGCCTGGCGATGGATACCGCCATCGAAGCGATGACAGTTTCCTGGTCGCCGGGCTATCAAAACTCCATGCGGGCGCAGGAGCAGTATCGCCTGTTATCCATTTATGATGACGTGAACGTTGAACGAGAACGGCAGATCAACGCGCTGACCAGTTGGGAAAATCAGTTTATCTACAATATCGCTACCGGCTTACCGGCGGCGGACATTATCACCTTGTCGGCGTCGGAATTCGGCATGTGGCTGGCGCATAAGGGCCGTTATTTGCTGGGTAATCCGGAGATGCTGGCCAGCATTGATGAGCTGATTAAACAGGCGGACGATCGGCTGGCGCGGATGCGGGCCAGCGAAAAACAGACGGAGGAGTCGCGCCTGAGCCTGTTACAGGCCATCCGGCAGCTTACCGGACAGATCCATCGTCTTCTTCTGGCGATGTTTGATGCGCAGGTGGAGCTGGAGAACGGCAAAGATCCGCTGACGCAACTGTTTAACCGCCGCTTTATTCCGACCATTATGCGGCGGGAAATTTCGCTGGCGCTGAATGTGCGTAAACCCTTTGTGCTGGCGATGATCGACATTGATTATTTCAAGAAAATCAATGACAGCTTCGGCCACAACGCGGGCGATATGACGCTGAAAAGCGTGGCGACGGCGATTTTTGACCACTTCCGCAGCAGCGATTATGTGTTCCGCTATGGCGGCGAGGAGTTTATGGTGCTGCTGGTGGAATCGGATCTGTCGCAGGCCTCCATTATGCTGGAAACCTTACGCGCAAAAATCGCCGGGCTGGCGATTGAAGTCGCACCCGGTAAGCCCATTTCCGTCACCGTCAGCATCGGCCTTGCTGAATTTGATTATCACCCGGATTACAAACGGTTAATTGAGAAAGCGGACCGCGCGCTGTACGTGGCTAAAAGCCATGGGCGCAACCGGCTGGAAGCGAGCCGGAACTGA
- a CDS encoding methyl-accepting chemotaxis protein has translation MFRRIKIRTALSMMIFSLTALLLFVGILGLVAVQSGNKSFARVDTEVLPGLVALNESSELLLRGRLDLRLYESLVGNGETEKANVALERARGKIDSASGKWQEYLKYPQSAEEQVIANEMATTRAALMNEFIDPAFAALKAGKLDEYRQRAGKSTALYAAFDKASKSLVAFKIKSIDHAYDDSNNRVKRMEFVLYFSIACALVLAGLAWSVMTNLIVKPLNNVITVFDRIAEGDLRARIDVAGKNEIAQLFAAVRRMRDGLENMVRMVRSGTDAIGSGVEEIASGNIDLSSRTEQQAASLDETASSMEQIMATVKNNEDNTRKANELSQKASDTASRGATVVSEVVSTMNAIEKSSAQIGDIVGVIDGIAFQTNLLALNAAVEAARAGEAGRGFAVVASEVRVLAQRSATAAKEIGTMISDSLSRIEQGSGLVKEAGATMNEVMVDVKKVVEIMDDVMLASGEQTRGISQMNIAIHQMDGVTQQNASLVSEVATAASALQQQVVNLQQSVTRFLVDDASLQSGNGRHPGPQGMALAHAN, from the coding sequence ATGTTTCGTCGAATAAAGATCCGTACTGCTCTTAGCATGATGATATTTTCACTGACGGCCTTATTACTGTTCGTGGGTATTCTGGGATTGGTGGCAGTGCAATCCGGGAATAAATCCTTTGCCCGCGTTGATACGGAAGTCTTGCCCGGTCTGGTTGCCTTAAATGAGAGTTCCGAGCTACTACTGCGTGGTCGTCTGGATTTACGCTTGTATGAATCGCTGGTCGGTAACGGCGAAACCGAGAAAGCCAACGTCGCGCTGGAGCGCGCACGCGGCAAAATTGATAGCGCCAGCGGCAAATGGCAGGAGTACCTGAAATATCCGCAATCGGCTGAAGAGCAAGTTATCGCCAATGAAATGGCCACCACCCGCGCCGCGCTGATGAATGAATTTATCGATCCGGCCTTTGCGGCGCTGAAAGCGGGCAAACTTGACGAATATCGCCAGCGTGCCGGGAAATCAACCGCGCTGTATGCGGCATTTGATAAGGCCTCCAAATCGCTGGTCGCGTTTAAAATTAAAAGCATTGACCACGCCTATGATGACTCCAACAACCGCGTTAAACGCATGGAGTTTGTTCTCTACTTCTCAATTGCCTGTGCGCTGGTACTGGCGGGCCTGGCGTGGTCAGTGATGACCAACCTGATTGTCAAACCGCTCAATAACGTGATTACTGTGTTTGACCGTATTGCCGAGGGCGATTTGCGCGCGCGCATTGATGTTGCCGGGAAAAACGAAATCGCCCAACTCTTCGCCGCCGTACGGCGTATGCGCGATGGTCTGGAGAATATGGTGCGCATGGTGCGTAGCGGTACGGATGCCATCGGCTCCGGCGTGGAAGAGATTGCTTCCGGCAATATCGATCTCTCCAGCCGTACCGAGCAACAGGCCGCCTCGCTGGATGAAACCGCCTCCAGCATGGAGCAGATTATGGCGACGGTAAAAAATAACGAAGACAACACACGCAAAGCGAACGAACTGTCGCAAAAAGCCTCGGACACCGCTTCGCGTGGCGCAACCGTGGTTTCGGAAGTGGTTTCTACCATGAATGCTATCGAAAAAAGCTCGGCGCAAATTGGCGATATTGTCGGTGTGATTGATGGAATTGCCTTCCAGACCAACCTGCTGGCGCTGAACGCCGCCGTCGAAGCGGCCCGCGCCGGGGAGGCCGGACGCGGCTTCGCGGTGGTGGCATCGGAAGTGCGCGTGCTGGCGCAGCGCAGCGCCACGGCGGCAAAAGAGATTGGCACGATGATCAGTGATTCACTTAGCCGCATCGAACAGGGTTCCGGGCTGGTGAAAGAAGCTGGCGCGACGATGAACGAAGTGATGGTCGATGTGAAAAAAGTGGTCGAGATCATGGATGACGTGATGCTGGCTTCCGGCGAGCAGACGCGCGGTATTTCGCAAATGAATATCGCCATTCATCAGATGGACGGCGTCACTCAGCAGAACGCATCGCTGGTTTCCGAAGTCGCGACCGCCGCCAGCGCCCTGCAACAGCAGGTGGTGAATTTGCAGCAGTCTGTCACACGCTTCCTCGTTGATGACGCATCGCTGCAATCAGGAAATGGCCGCCACCCCGGACCACAGGGAATGGCGCTGGCTCACGCCAATTAA
- a CDS encoding alpha/beta fold hydrolase, with protein MFFRIISGTTLAILLALSPLSHAANSAPTVQEGDWVANEFTFNSGEKLNDLRIHYYTLGDRSKPAVLLLHGTNQPIKALLAPGFAGELFTPGAALDSSKYFIIIPESIGSGKSSKPSDGLRMNFPHYDYDDMVTAQYRLIKEGLGISHLRLVMGYSMGGMQTWLWGEKYPTMMDALVPMASQPNELSGRNWMMRRMLIESIKADPAWAQGNYQQQPPALKTANIMFSIATTGGTLNYQHKAPTRALADKLVDERLAAPVTADANDFIYIWGSSANYNALPALNRITAPMLIINSADDERNPVETGILSGELHKIKQAELFLIPASVETSGHGTMMSAKFYRDKLRAFLAATPQRQDKK; from the coding sequence ATGTTCTTTCGCATAATATCAGGAACGACGCTCGCCATTCTGTTAGCTTTATCACCTTTATCTCACGCAGCAAATTCAGCACCCACTGTTCAGGAAGGCGACTGGGTCGCCAACGAATTCACCTTTAATAGCGGTGAAAAACTCAACGATCTGCGTATTCATTACTACACGCTCGGCGATCGCAGCAAACCTGCGGTATTACTCCTGCACGGAACGAACCAGCCGATTAAAGCGTTGCTGGCCCCAGGATTTGCCGGTGAGTTATTTACCCCCGGCGCAGCGCTCGATAGCAGTAAATATTTCATCATCATCCCGGAAAGTATTGGCTCGGGGAAATCCTCCAAACCGTCAGATGGTTTGCGCATGAACTTTCCGCACTACGATTATGACGATATGGTGACCGCGCAATATCGCTTAATTAAAGAAGGACTCGGTATTTCGCATTTGCGCCTGGTGATGGGTTATTCGATGGGCGGTATGCAGACCTGGCTGTGGGGGGAAAAATACCCGACGATGATGGATGCGCTGGTGCCGATGGCCTCACAGCCCAACGAGCTTTCTGGCCGTAACTGGATGATGCGGCGCATGTTAATTGAGTCGATTAAAGCCGATCCGGCCTGGGCGCAGGGCAATTACCAGCAGCAACCGCCTGCGCTGAAGACCGCCAATATTATGTTCAGTATTGCCACCACCGGCGGCACGCTGAATTACCAGCATAAAGCGCCAACCCGTGCGCTGGCCGATAAACTGGTGGATGAACGTCTGGCCGCGCCGGTCACTGCGGATGCCAACGACTTTATTTATATCTGGGGCTCTTCGGCGAACTATAACGCGTTACCGGCCTTAAACCGTATTACCGCGCCAATGCTGATCATTAACTCCGCCGATGATGAACGTAATCCGGTAGAAACCGGGATCCTCAGCGGCGAGCTCCACAAAATAAAACAGGCTGAGCTTTTTCTTATTCCAGCCAGCGTGGAAACCAGCGGCCACGGCACCATGATGTCGGCAAAATTTTACCGCGACAAACTGCGCGCTTTTTTGGCCGCCACACCTCAACGGCAGGATAAAAAGTAA
- a CDS encoding cation:proton antiporter, with protein MGYLAWTAATGCLLLLMSLSYGWISRAPVSVFGLYLLVGIACGPWVFNILNIDIAAHATLTSRVTEIAMAASLFITGLKIRLPLTSPYWKMGIKLALPGMLLTIGGMMLAAHFMADLSWPLSLALAAILAPTDPVLASLVSINDARDGDQLRIALSSEAGLNDGTALPFLMLALIWHRAGGSISTDEWLSWLSIDLVWALVGGLAIGFLLGRSIGLIATRSRHAQGEVAPSDFVALSLICLSFSLAMAVSASGFLAAFAAGVGLRSAEVSVQKRHPDQKEVEHDLPAEMQVNPHARHALEEHNPIKSVGLVIGDALSFGDTVERIFAAVLVIILGVTLAQHWDMPALVLAFMLFVIIRPLSVLLLTWRSGESLFHRLSLGWLGIRGIGSLNYIAYAYMHGLDSARAGELADIAITIVTFSVLIHGISVTPLLRLRRKWEQD; from the coding sequence ATGGGATATTTGGCGTGGACGGCAGCAACCGGCTGTTTATTATTATTGATGTCACTCTCTTATGGCTGGATAAGCCGTGCACCGGTGTCGGTTTTTGGCCTTTATCTTTTGGTGGGTATTGCCTGCGGTCCCTGGGTATTTAATATTCTCAATATTGATATTGCCGCGCACGCCACGCTGACCAGCCGGGTGACGGAAATCGCCATGGCGGCTTCGCTGTTTATTACCGGGTTAAAAATTCGCCTGCCGCTGACGTCGCCTTACTGGAAGATGGGAATCAAACTGGCGCTACCCGGCATGTTGCTCACTATCGGCGGAATGATGCTGGCCGCCCATTTCATGGCCGATCTCTCCTGGCCGCTGTCGCTGGCGCTTGCCGCGATCCTCGCCCCGACCGATCCGGTGCTGGCAAGCCTGGTCTCCATCAACGATGCCAGAGATGGCGACCAGCTCCGAATCGCCCTCTCCAGCGAAGCCGGGTTGAATGACGGCACCGCTCTGCCATTTTTGATGCTGGCGCTGATCTGGCATCGGGCTGGCGGCAGCATCAGCACCGATGAGTGGCTTAGCTGGCTGAGCATCGATCTGGTGTGGGCATTGGTGGGCGGGCTGGCTATCGGTTTTTTGCTGGGGCGCAGCATTGGGCTTATCGCCACCCGCTCGCGGCATGCTCAGGGTGAAGTGGCCCCCAGCGATTTTGTCGCGCTATCGCTGATCTGCCTCAGTTTCTCCCTTGCCATGGCCGTCAGCGCCTCCGGTTTTCTGGCCGCGTTTGCTGCCGGGGTTGGGCTGCGCAGCGCCGAAGTCAGCGTGCAGAAAAGGCATCCGGACCAGAAAGAGGTTGAGCACGACTTACCGGCGGAAATGCAGGTCAATCCCCACGCGCGGCACGCGCTGGAAGAACATAACCCGATCAAATCGGTGGGGCTGGTGATTGGCGATGCCCTCTCCTTTGGCGATACGGTTGAGCGGATATTTGCGGCGGTGCTGGTGATTATTCTCGGCGTCACGCTGGCACAGCACTGGGATATGCCCGCCCTGGTGCTGGCTTTCATGCTGTTCGTCATTATTCGACCGCTGTCGGTGCTGCTGCTGACCTGGCGTTCGGGAGAGTCGCTGTTTCACCGTCTGAGCCTCGGATGGCTGGGGATCCGCGGCATCGGCAGCCTGAATTATATTGCGTATGCGTATATGCACGGGCTGGACAGCGCCCGCGCGGGCGAACTGGCGGATATCGCCATTACGATAGTGACCTTCAGCGTGCTGATCCACGGTATCTCGGTCACTCCGTTACTGAGGCTGCGCCGCAAGTGGGAGCAGGATTAA
- a CDS encoding SDR family oxidoreductase, which produces MDSTNNPKHTTNQTNTENYPVPPFPHQKQPFPGLIGKMEPRPDHGEKSYQGSGRLNGRKALITGGDSGIGRAVAIAFAREGADVAINYLPAEEDDAREVIALIQEAGRKAVAIPGDIRDETFCQQLVEQASEALGGLDLLVNNAGRQQFCESIEELTTEAFDATFKTNVYAMFWITKAALKKMSRGAAIINTTSVQAYEPSEILLDYAQTKAAIATFTKSLAKQLGPKGIRVNAVAPGPYWTALQCCGGQPQEKIEQFGASAPLGRPGQPAEIAPLYVTLASSENSYASGQVWCSDGGTGTV; this is translated from the coding sequence ATGGATAGCACAAATAACCCGAAGCACACCACAAATCAGACTAATACCGAAAACTACCCGGTTCCGCCATTTCCACATCAAAAACAGCCGTTCCCGGGCCTTATCGGGAAAATGGAGCCGCGTCCCGATCACGGTGAAAAAAGTTACCAGGGCAGCGGTCGGCTGAATGGCCGTAAGGCGCTGATCACCGGCGGCGATTCCGGTATTGGCCGCGCTGTTGCCATTGCCTTTGCCCGCGAAGGCGCCGATGTGGCTATCAACTATCTGCCAGCGGAAGAGGATGACGCGCGGGAAGTGATTGCCCTGATCCAGGAAGCCGGGCGCAAGGCAGTGGCAATCCCCGGCGATATCCGTGATGAAACGTTCTGCCAGCAATTAGTGGAACAGGCCAGCGAAGCGTTAGGCGGGCTGGATCTGCTGGTGAATAACGCCGGGCGTCAGCAATTCTGTGAATCGATAGAAGAACTGACCACCGAAGCGTTTGATGCCACGTTCAAAACTAACGTCTACGCGATGTTCTGGATAACGAAAGCCGCGCTGAAAAAGATGTCCCGCGGGGCGGCAATTATTAATACCACTTCCGTTCAGGCGTACGAACCGAGCGAAATACTGCTCGATTACGCCCAGACCAAAGCGGCTATTGCGACGTTTACCAAATCCCTCGCCAAACAACTGGGGCCGAAAGGGATCCGCGTGAACGCCGTTGCGCCTGGCCCATACTGGACCGCGCTGCAATGTTGCGGCGGACAGCCGCAGGAAAAAATCGAGCAGTTTGGCGCTTCCGCGCCGCTCGGCCGTCCAGGCCAGCCGGCAGAGATTGCGCCGCTGTATGTCACCCTGGCTTCGTCTGAAAACAGCTATGCGTCGGGCCAGGTCTGGTGTTCTGACGGTGGTACGGGAACCGTGTAA